In Desulfomonilia bacterium, one genomic interval encodes:
- a CDS encoding SDR family NAD(P)-dependent oxidoreductase → MDLRGKKAVVTGGAMGIGFATCRRLLMNGCDVSFWDMNEKALKDAKSDLERLGGGKVFAYQCDVTDKNRVKELAAQAEKDMGQVDILVNNAGFVKTGRFCSRPVEDWERETDVNLTSMYYTIQAFLPGMYKRNLGHIVNISSAAGVIGVPDLAVYCATKWAVWGLTESLRFEAILDKKNIRYTSIHPHFLKTGMFEGGRLNFLGELIVPRIEKHDTVAEAIVEKALKKGRNVIKIPPMLHIGVISRALLPDFIMGRVLLLMGLARGMKEWVGRPGSEHAGK, encoded by the coding sequence ATGGATTTAAGGGGCAAAAAAGCTGTTGTTACGGGCGGTGCAATGGGAATCGGGTTTGCAACCTGCAGAAGGCTCCTCATGAATGGCTGCGATGTCTCTTTTTGGGACATGAACGAAAAAGCCCTCAAGGATGCAAAATCTGATCTTGAAAGGCTGGGAGGAGGAAAGGTCTTTGCCTATCAATGTGATGTCACTGACAAAAACAGGGTAAAAGAACTTGCAGCACAGGCCGAAAAAGACATGGGCCAGGTGGATATCCTTGTCAATAACGCAGGCTTCGTCAAAACCGGCAGGTTCTGCAGCCGCCCGGTCGAAGACTGGGAAAGGGAGACGGACGTCAACCTTACGTCAATGTACTACACGATCCAGGCATTCCTGCCGGGAATGTACAAACGCAACCTGGGTCATATTGTAAACATATCATCCGCTGCAGGCGTTATCGGCGTACCCGACCTTGCAGTTTACTGCGCAACGAAATGGGCCGTGTGGGGTCTGACCGAATCACTCAGGTTCGAGGCCATACTGGACAAGAAGAATATCAGATATACATCGATCCACCCTCATTTCCTTAAGACAGGCATGTTCGAAGGCGGCAGACTGAACTTCCTGGGAGAACTGATAGTGCCCAGGATAGAAAAGCATGACACGGTCGCCGAGGCCATCGTGGAAAAGGCTCTCAAGAAAGGCCGCAATGTAATAAAAATTCCTCCCATGCTTCACATCGGTGTGATTTCCAGGGCGCTTCTGCCGGATTTCATAATGGGCAGGGTGCTGCTTCTCATGGGTCTGGCCAGGGGTATGAAAGAATGGGTCGGCCGTCCCGGTTCGGAGCACGCGGGGAAATAA
- a CDS encoding PDDEXK nuclease domain-containing protein → MPADTNQTKGIAKHGDYSRLLSEIKDRIRAAQYEALKAVNKELVGLYWDIGRMIVERQNAEGWGKSVVERLSTDLQKEFPGIGGFSIQNLWYMRQFYQEYHDTPKLQPLVGEIGWSHNLVIMGRCKDPLEREFYIRMTRKFGWSKNVLVHQIDNQSYEKSMMGQTNFDKALTPELRAQAKLAVKDEYIFDFLELGENHSERELERALIARIEDFLRAMGGMFAFMGSQYRLEVDGDEYFIDLLLFHRRLKSLVAIELKIGKFMPEFVGKIQFYLTALDRQVRQEDENPSIGIILCKEKNRTVVEYALYDARKPIGVATYEITKTLPKALKGQLPSPKEIATLLEDL, encoded by the coding sequence ATGCCGGCTGACACCAACCAAACTAAGGGCATTGCAAAACATGGCGACTATTCGCGCCTGCTTTCTGAAATAAAAGATCGTATACGCGCCGCGCAGTATGAAGCGCTGAAAGCTGTCAACAAGGAGCTGGTCGGCCTTTACTGGGACATCGGTCGGATGATCGTGGAACGGCAGAATGCCGAGGGCTGGGGCAAATCTGTTGTAGAACGCTTGTCCACAGACCTGCAGAAAGAGTTTCCCGGGATTGGCGGTTTTTCCATTCAAAATCTCTGGTACATGCGGCAGTTCTATCAAGAATATCATGACACGCCAAAACTCCAACCACTGGTTGGAGAAATCGGCTGGAGCCACAATCTGGTGATTATGGGGCGCTGCAAGGACCCACTGGAGCGGGAGTTTTATATCCGCATGACCCGCAAGTTCGGCTGGTCGAAAAATGTTCTTGTTCACCAGATCGATAACCAGAGCTATGAAAAATCCATGATGGGTCAGACCAACTTTGACAAGGCGCTGACTCCGGAATTGCGAGCGCAGGCTAAATTAGCGGTGAAGGATGAGTATATTTTCGACTTTCTGGAGCTGGGCGAGAATCACAGCGAGCGGGAACTGGAACGGGCGCTGATCGCCCGAATCGAGGATTTCCTTCGGGCCATGGGCGGCATGTTCGCTTTCATGGGCAGTCAGTACCGTCTGGAAGTGGATGGAGATGAATATTTCATAGACCTGCTGCTTTTTCACCGGCGGCTTAAATCTCTGGTGGCTATCGAACTGAAAATCGGCAAATTCATGCCGGAGTTTGTCGGCAAGATTCAGTTCTACCTGACAGCCCTTGACCGACAGGTCAGACAGGAGGACGAAAATCCTTCCATTGGCATCATCCTCTGCAAGGAGAAAAACCGTACGGTTGTGGAATATGCGCTGTACGACGCCCGCAAGCCCATAGGCGTTGCGACCTATGAGATCACAAAGACCCTGCCCAAGGCGCTGAAAGGACAGTTGCCGTCGCCAAAAGAAATCGCCACATTGCTGGAGGACTTATGA
- a CDS encoding class I SAM-dependent DNA methyltransferase: MNHVIHNSIVNFIWGIADDVLRDVYVRGKYRDVILPMTVIRRLDALLEPSKEKVLSMKKQLDAAGIANQHAALCQSSGEAFYNISPFTLRDLKNRAKQQQLKADFEAYLDGFSPNVQEILDKFKLRNQIPTLIEADILGHLIEKFLDSRINLSPKPVQDVNGNELLPALDNHSMGTIFEELIRRFNEENNEEAGEHFTPRDVVKLMADLIFLPVADCIESGTYLVYDGACGTGGMLTVAEERLAELAQSHGKDVSIHLFGQEVQPETYAISKADLLLKGEGAEAENMKYGSTLSGDAFPSQEFDFMLSNPPYGKSWKTDLERLGGKGDIKDPRFVTQHGGDPEYKMITRSSDGQLMFLVNKLSKMKHSTRLGSRIAEVHNGSSLFTGDAGQGESNIRRWIIENDWLEAIIALPENMFYNTGIATYIWVLTNSKREERRGKVQLIDATGWFAPLRRNLGKKNCELSEEHIRAICDLVVSPVETEKSKIFPNESFGYWKVTVDRPLRLAVDLSPGRLERFDSICAKAKDKPLANLAHCVAETLGVGQHLDFNVFMNACDSDADKHGIKLTDKRKKLLQSELCDTCEDAAPVLKKVHKSGKVMPDSIHGLFEAEINGKPCVVEYEPDTALRDSEQVPLLEEGGIESFFQREVLPYTPDSWIDESKTQIGYEISFTRHFYKPVPMRTLDEIKADIYALEQETEGLLDEILDGGN; this comes from the coding sequence ATGAACCATGTTATCCATAATAGCATTGTTAATTTTATCTGGGGCATTGCAGACGACGTTCTTCGTGATGTCTATGTACGTGGCAAGTACCGTGATGTAATTCTGCCGATGACAGTTATCCGCCGTCTCGATGCGCTTCTGGAGCCGAGCAAAGAAAAAGTCCTCAGTATGAAGAAGCAACTCGACGCAGCTGGTATCGCCAACCAGCATGCCGCTCTCTGCCAGTCTTCGGGAGAGGCCTTTTACAATATATCTCCCTTTACCCTGCGCGATCTGAAAAACCGCGCCAAGCAGCAACAGCTCAAGGCGGATTTCGAAGCCTATCTGGACGGCTTTTCGCCCAATGTCCAGGAGATCCTTGATAAGTTCAAGTTACGCAACCAGATACCCACGCTGATCGAAGCTGACATTCTCGGCCACCTGATCGAGAAGTTCCTCGATAGTCGCATTAACCTCAGTCCCAAACCTGTACAGGATGTTAATGGGAATGAGCTGCTTCCGGCGCTCGACAACCACTCCATGGGAACAATATTCGAAGAACTGATCCGCCGCTTCAACGAGGAAAACAATGAAGAAGCCGGTGAGCACTTCACACCCCGCGATGTTGTCAAGCTCATGGCTGATCTGATCTTCCTGCCAGTGGCAGATTGCATTGAGTCGGGCACTTATCTTGTCTATGACGGGGCCTGCGGCACCGGCGGCATGCTGACAGTGGCAGAGGAACGCCTAGCTGAGCTGGCCCAGAGTCACGGCAAAGATGTCTCCATCCACCTTTTCGGCCAGGAGGTACAACCCGAAACCTACGCCATCTCAAAGGCAGACCTGCTACTCAAAGGCGAAGGGGCCGAAGCAGAGAATATGAAGTATGGCTCCACGCTCTCCGGCGATGCCTTCCCGTCACAGGAGTTCGACTTCATGCTCTCCAATCCTCCCTATGGCAAGAGCTGGAAGACCGATCTTGAGCGACTGGGCGGCAAGGGCGATATCAAGGACCCGCGCTTCGTCACCCAGCATGGTGGCGACCCGGAATACAAGATGATCACGCGTTCCTCAGATGGACAGCTCATGTTCCTGGTCAACAAGCTCTCCAAGATGAAACACTCCACCCGCCTTGGCAGCCGAATTGCCGAGGTTCACAATGGCTCGTCACTATTCACCGGCGACGCCGGTCAGGGAGAAAGCAACATCCGCCGCTGGATCATCGAAAATGACTGGCTGGAGGCCATCATCGCCCTGCCGGAGAATATGTTTTACAACACCGGTATCGCTACCTATATCTGGGTGCTGACCAACAGCAAGAGAGAGGAGCGCCGGGGCAAGGTCCAACTAATCGACGCTACGGGTTGGTTTGCGCCGCTTCGCCGCAATCTTGGCAAAAAGAACTGCGAACTATCCGAAGAACACATCCGCGCCATCTGCGACTTGGTGGTTAGTCCGGTCGAAACCGAAAAATCTAAGATATTCCCCAATGAATCCTTTGGCTACTGGAAGGTGACGGTTGACCGACCGCTTCGCCTTGCAGTCGATTTGAGCCCGGGCCGACTTGAACGGTTTGATTCAATATGCGCTAAGGCCAAGGATAAGCCGCTGGCCAATCTGGCCCACTGCGTTGCAGAGACCCTTGGAGTCGGCCAGCACCTGGACTTCAATGTCTTCATGAACGCCTGTGATTCCGATGCCGATAAACATGGCATCAAGCTCACCGATAAACGCAAAAAACTGCTGCAAAGTGAGCTCTGCGACACCTGCGAAGACGCCGCCCCTGTTCTTAAAAAGGTTCACAAGTCAGGCAAGGTCATGCCAGACTCCATACATGGCTTGTTCGAGGCCGAAATAAACGGCAAGCCCTGCGTGGTCGAATACGAGCCGGATACCGCCCTGCGCGACAGTGAACAGGTGCCGCTGCTGGAAGAAGGCGGCATAGAGTCGTTCTTTCAGCGCGAAGTTCTGCCGTACACACCAGATTCATGGATCGACGAATCCAAAACTCAAATTGGATATGAAATCAGCTTCACCCGCCATTTCTACAAACCCGTGCCCATGCGCACCCTGGATGAAATCAAGGCCGACATCTACGCCCTGGAGCAGGAAACCGAAGGACTGTTAGATGAGATTTTGGATGGGGGAAACTGA
- a CDS encoding restriction endonuclease subunit S, producing MANLPIYDKYKDSNVTWLGKIPAHWELRRAKYILRERDERWQDAKGNLLSVSQYTGVTNRRKKEGSKDPDTRAESLVGYKVAETNDLVVNIMLAWNGSLGVSSAQGVVSPAYCVYKFQDGVPWYYHNLLRCTQYRSEIKRRSRGVVESRLRIYSDDLFRLQLIKPSEEEQTQIVRFLDWKTAQINKFIRNKRRLIELLKEQKQNIINQAVTRGLNPNVKLKPSGVEWIGDIPEHWDVRRIKTVTKILRGKFSHRPRNDASLYDGIFPFIQTGDVARAGKFIVGYKQTLNEKGFFVSKQFPKGTLTMTIAANIGDVAILDFDACFPDSIVGFVPIKNVSLEFLYYTFTAMKKEFLKEAPVNTQGNLNVERIGAMSIPLPDYDTQWALVDNIEKSSAQIDQTIFRAEREIELISEYRTRLISDVVTGKVDVRGIDVPDVAEEDILALDVDAAEPDDVIEDKEDMDNAG from the coding sequence ATGGCGAACCTTCCAATATACGACAAGTACAAAGATTCCAATGTGACGTGGCTGGGTAAAATTCCAGCGCATTGGGAGCTACGCCGTGCCAAATACATTCTCAGGGAAAGAGATGAACGTTGGCAGGACGCCAAAGGCAACTTGTTGAGCGTTTCTCAATATACCGGGGTAACTAACAGAAGAAAAAAAGAAGGAAGCAAAGACCCCGACACCAGGGCTGAGTCCCTAGTCGGATATAAGGTCGCGGAGACAAACGACCTTGTGGTCAACATCATGTTAGCCTGGAATGGGAGCCTTGGCGTATCATCGGCTCAAGGGGTTGTGAGTCCTGCCTATTGTGTATACAAATTTCAAGATGGTGTGCCATGGTACTACCATAATCTTCTTCGCTGTACTCAGTATCGTTCAGAAATCAAAAGACGGTCAAGAGGTGTGGTTGAAAGCCGCCTTAGGATTTATTCAGATGATCTTTTTCGGTTGCAACTTATCAAGCCTTCGGAGGAAGAACAAACCCAAATCGTACGTTTCCTCGACTGGAAAACTGCTCAGATCAACAAATTCATCCGTAATAAGCGGCGGTTGATTGAGCTACTCAAGGAGCAGAAGCAGAACATTATCAACCAGGCAGTGACTCGAGGGCTCAATCCTAATGTCAAGCTCAAGCCCAGCGGCGTGGAATGGATCGGAGATATTCCGGAACATTGGGATGTAAGGAGAATAAAAACAGTAACAAAGATACTTCGTGGAAAATTTAGCCATCGACCGCGAAATGATGCCAGTTTGTATGATGGGATCTTTCCTTTTATTCAGACTGGAGATGTTGCAAGAGCTGGTAAATTTATTGTTGGATATAAGCAGACACTAAATGAAAAGGGATTTTTTGTAAGCAAGCAATTTCCAAAAGGAACACTTACTATGACAATAGCTGCGAACATAGGCGATGTAGCGATCCTTGATTTTGACGCATGCTTTCCAGACAGCATTGTTGGCTTTGTTCCAATCAAAAACGTATCTTTAGAATTCCTTTATTACACGTTTACAGCCATGAAAAAAGAATTTCTGAAAGAAGCTCCAGTCAATACACAGGGGAATCTGAATGTTGAAAGAATTGGTGCAATGTCAATTCCGCTTCCTGACTATGATACACAATGGGCTTTGGTAGATAATATTGAGAAATCATCTGCACAAATCGACCAGACCATTTTCCGCGCAGAGCGTGAAATAGAGCTGATTAGCGAATACCGCACCCGTCTGATTTCAGATGTTGTTACAGGCAAGGTTGATGTGCGCGGCATCGACGTTCCCGATGTTGCTGAAGAAGATATATTGGCGCTGGATGTGGATGCTGCCGAGCCAGATGATGTAATTGAAGATAAGGAGGATATGGATAATGCCGGCTGA
- a CDS encoding type I restriction endonuclease subunit R, whose amino-acid sequence MKPTDTSEKGLESIIVASLVEEAGYVQGDSKDYDREHAVDLSKLLQFLAATQPDAYEELGIGDEGPRRTQFLHRLQGEIAKRGVVDMLRSGIKHGPSHIDLFYCTPTPGNVKAAERFVANIFSVTRQLRYSRVDSALALDMAVFINGLPIATFELKNKLTKQTVLDAVAQYQRDRDPKELLFQFGRCAVHFAVDDHEVRFCTHLKAKGSWFLPFNKGYGDGAGNPPNPAGLATDYLWKETLSKEGLTDILENYAQIVEEKDEKTGKKKYKQIFPRYHQLKVVRMLLEDAGEKGVGRRYLIQHSAGSGKSNSIAWLTHQLVGLEQGSKALFDSVIVVTDRKVLDKQIRDTIKRFAQVSATVGHAENSGDLRRFLKAGKKIIITTVQKFPFILDEIGNEHRKSKFAIIIDEAHSSQGGKATKAMNMAVAEKMEEYKTEWDELDTEDKINRIMEGRKMVTNASYFAFTATPKNKTLEIFGESDPQPDGAVKHCPFHSYTMKQAIQEGFILDVLKDYTPVESYYRLAKTVEDDPLFDANKAQKKLRRYVESHEHAIREKAEIMVDHFHTQVIGHNKIGGQARAMVITNGIVRAIQYFHAFKDYLKERKSPYEPIVAFSGEHEYGGKKVTEATLNGFPSSQIPEKIQQNPYRFLIVADKYQTGYDEPLLHTMYVDKALSGIKAVQTLSRLNRAHPQKYDTFVLDFYNDSEIIQKSFEPYYRTTILSEETDPNKLHDLKSDLDGCQVYSQEQIDDLVEFYLGGADRDKLDPILDACVAIYNADLDENKQVDFKGKAKAFVRTYGFLASILPYSNADWEKLSIFLNFLIPKLPAPKEDDLSRGILEAIDMDSYRVEVKTSMKISLTDQDAEVGPVPTSGGGRKPEPELDQLSNIIKAFNDQFGNIEWKDGDKISKVIAEEIPAKVAADAAYQNAMKNNDKKTARIEHDAALQRVMIDLLADHTELFKQFSDNPSFKKWLGDTIFGVTYRQQVGQSDTELSHGR is encoded by the coding sequence ATGAAACCGACCGACACCAGCGAAAAAGGCCTGGAATCGATCATTGTCGCTTCTCTTGTGGAGGAAGCAGGCTATGTTCAAGGCGATTCTAAGGACTATGACCGGGAGCATGCTGTAGATTTATCTAAGTTGCTGCAATTTCTCGCCGCCACTCAGCCAGATGCTTATGAAGAGCTCGGCATAGGCGATGAAGGCCCCAGGCGCACCCAGTTCCTCCACCGGCTGCAGGGCGAGATCGCCAAGCGCGGAGTGGTGGATATGCTGCGTAGCGGCATCAAGCACGGCCCATCTCATATTGATTTATTTTATTGCACACCTACACCAGGGAATGTGAAGGCGGCTGAAAGATTCGTTGCAAACATTTTCAGCGTTACCCGCCAGCTACGCTACAGCCGTGTCGATAGTGCGCTTGCCCTCGACATGGCCGTGTTCATAAACGGTCTGCCCATAGCCACTTTCGAACTCAAAAACAAGCTCACCAAGCAGACGGTTCTTGATGCCGTCGCTCAGTATCAGCGAGACCGCGACCCTAAGGAACTGCTATTTCAGTTTGGCCGCTGCGCCGTACATTTTGCCGTGGACGATCATGAAGTACGTTTCTGCACCCATCTAAAGGCCAAGGGCTCATGGTTTCTGCCTTTTAACAAAGGCTACGGTGACGGCGCAGGCAATCCGCCAAACCCTGCCGGACTGGCCACCGACTATCTATGGAAGGAAACTCTATCGAAGGAAGGCCTGACCGACATCCTGGAAAACTATGCCCAGATAGTTGAGGAAAAGGACGAGAAGACCGGAAAGAAAAAATACAAACAGATATTCCCGCGCTATCACCAATTAAAGGTAGTGCGTATGCTGCTGGAAGACGCCGGTGAAAAAGGCGTTGGCAGACGCTATCTGATCCAGCACTCGGCAGGCAGCGGAAAGAGCAATTCAATAGCCTGGCTAACGCATCAGCTTGTGGGACTTGAGCAGGGCAGCAAGGCACTGTTTGATTCCGTCATCGTGGTCACAGACCGTAAGGTGCTCGACAAGCAGATCCGAGATACCATCAAAAGATTTGCACAAGTATCGGCCACGGTCGGCCATGCAGAAAACTCAGGCGATCTGCGCCGGTTCCTCAAGGCCGGGAAAAAGATCATAATTACCACTGTGCAGAAGTTCCCGTTTATCCTCGACGAGATAGGCAATGAACACCGCAAGAGCAAATTTGCCATCATCATTGACGAAGCCCACTCCAGCCAGGGCGGCAAGGCGACCAAAGCAATGAATATGGCTGTGGCGGAGAAGATGGAAGAATATAAAACTGAATGGGATGAACTTGACACTGAAGACAAGATCAACAGAATCATGGAAGGCCGGAAGATGGTGACTAACGCCAGCTATTTCGCCTTCACAGCCACCCCAAAGAATAAAACCCTGGAAATATTTGGCGAGTCGGACCCGCAGCCGGACGGCGCTGTAAAGCATTGCCCGTTCCACAGCTATACAATGAAACAGGCCATCCAGGAGGGCTTCATACTCGATGTACTGAAAGATTATACACCGGTTGAGAGCTATTACCGCCTGGCCAAGACGGTGGAAGACGATCCGCTTTTCGATGCCAATAAGGCTCAGAAAAAGCTGAGACGTTATGTTGAATCCCATGAACATGCCATCCGTGAGAAGGCCGAAATCATGGTGGATCATTTCCACACGCAGGTGATCGGACACAACAAGATCGGCGGGCAGGCCCGGGCAATGGTCATCACTAATGGCATCGTGCGGGCCATCCAGTATTTTCATGCCTTCAAGGATTATCTAAAAGAGCGCAAGAGCCCCTATGAGCCTATTGTGGCTTTTTCAGGAGAACACGAATACGGGGGCAAGAAGGTGACCGAAGCGACGCTGAACGGTTTTCCCAGCAGCCAGATTCCGGAGAAGATTCAGCAGAACCCTTACCGCTTCTTGATCGTTGCCGACAAATACCAGACAGGATACGATGAGCCCTTGCTTCACACAATGTACGTGGACAAGGCTCTCTCAGGCATAAAAGCGGTGCAGACCCTTTCGCGTCTTAATCGCGCCCATCCGCAGAAGTATGACACCTTTGTTCTCGATTTTTACAATGACTCTGAAATCATCCAGAAGTCATTTGAACCATATTACCGCACTACCATCCTCAGCGAAGAGACTGACCCCAACAAGCTTCACGACCTCAAGTCGGACTTGGACGGCTGCCAGGTCTACTCGCAAGAGCAGATCGACGACTTGGTAGAGTTCTACCTTGGCGGGGCGGATCGCGATAAGCTCGACCCTATTCTGGATGCATGTGTGGCTATCTACAACGCCGATCTCGATGAGAATAAACAGGTTGACTTCAAAGGCAAGGCCAAGGCCTTCGTGCGCACCTACGGCTTTCTGGCTTCTATCCTGCCTTACTCGAATGCCGACTGGGAGAAGCTTTCGATCTTCCTTAACTTCCTGATTCCCAAACTTCCGGCGCCAAAAGAAGATGATCTGTCACGGGGCATCCTGGAAGCCATTGACATGGACAGCTATCGGGTTGAGGTAAAAACCAGCATGAAAATCAGTCTTACGGATCAGGATGCCGAAGTTGGACCGGTTCCGACCAGCGGCGGCGGCCGTAAACCGGAACCGGAACTGGACCAACTTAGCAATATCATCAAAGCGTTCAACGACCAGTTCGGCAACATCGAATGGAAGGACGGCGATAAGATTAGCAAGGTCATCGCCGAAGAAATTCCTGCCAAGGTGGCGGCGGATGCGGCCTATCAGAATGCAATGAAGAACAACGATAAAAAGACCGCCCGCATCGAACATGATGCTGCGCTGCAGCGGGTCATGATCGACCTGCTGGCCGACCACACCGAACTATTCAAGCAGTTCAGCGACAACCCGTCGTTTAAAAAATGGCTGGGCGACACCATCTTCGGTGTGACTTACCGGCAACAGGTAGGACAATCAGATACAGAGCTGAGCCATGGACGTTAA
- the rfaD gene encoding ADP-glyceromanno-heptose 6-epimerase: MIAVTGGAGFIGSAIIHALNQRGMNDILAVDHLGTSSKWKNLRGLSFADYREKDDFSAQLHSGSLPELDAVIHMGACSSTTEADATYLIRNNFQYTKDLALFCADKGVRFIYASSAATYGDGLKGFSDDEARIEELIPLNMYGYSKHLFDLWAKRMGLLSTIAGLKFFNVYGPNEYHKADMRSFVHKGYAQIKETGRLRLFKSHNPEYKDGCQKRDFIYVKDAVRAVLFFLDNHSVSGIFNVGAGQARTWLDLANAMFSALNMEPQIDFIDMPEILRDKYQYYTQADISKLKKAGYKTEPASIEKAVREYIQDYLMKDAYLSS, encoded by the coding sequence TTGATAGCAGTCACGGGCGGGGCAGGTTTTATCGGCAGTGCAATCATACATGCGCTCAATCAGAGGGGCATGAATGATATTCTTGCAGTGGATCATCTGGGGACCTCATCAAAATGGAAAAACCTTAGAGGCCTTTCTTTCGCGGATTACAGGGAAAAAGACGATTTTTCGGCACAGCTTCACTCGGGCTCACTTCCCGAGCTAGACGCCGTGATCCACATGGGGGCCTGCTCCTCCACAACGGAAGCGGATGCAACCTACCTCATCAGAAACAACTTTCAATATACAAAAGACCTAGCCCTATTCTGCGCAGACAAAGGCGTCAGGTTCATTTACGCCTCATCGGCAGCCACCTACGGCGATGGCTTGAAAGGTTTTTCAGATGATGAAGCGCGCATCGAAGAACTTATTCCCCTCAACATGTACGGCTATTCAAAGCATCTCTTCGACCTTTGGGCGAAAAGAATGGGGCTTCTATCTACAATTGCAGGCTTGAAATTCTTCAATGTCTATGGCCCGAACGAATATCACAAGGCTGATATGAGAAGCTTTGTCCACAAGGGTTATGCACAGATAAAAGAAACCGGAAGACTTAGGCTCTTCAAATCACATAATCCGGAATACAAGGACGGCTGTCAGAAAAGGGACTTCATCTATGTAAAGGATGCGGTCAGGGCCGTCCTCTTTTTTCTGGATAATCACAGCGTCTCTGGAATTTTCAATGTAGGCGCAGGTCAGGCCCGGACATGGCTTGATCTCGCAAACGCCATGTTCTCAGCACTCAATATGGAGCCTCAAATAGACTTTATCGACATGCCTGAAATATTGAGGGACAAATATCAGTATTATACCCAAGCCGATATTTCAAAGCTGAAGAAGGCAGGATATAAAACAGAACCTGCTTCCATTGAAAAGGCCGTCAGGGAATATATTCAGGACTATCTTATGAAGGATGCCTATCTGTCGTCCTGA